CCCGCCTGCGCGGCCGAAGCCGCTTCGGCGACGGCGAAGGCCCGGCCATCCACGTCGGGCTGCAAAAAAGACGTGGATGCCCGGCATAAAGCCGGGCATGACGGCGAGGAACAATCTTAGATTCCACGAATGCGCCCCAGCCTGCTCAATCCGCTGTTTGCTCCTGTGACCAGCCTGCCCGGCGTCGGTCCGAAGCAGGACAAGCTGCTGCAATATCTGCTCAGCCGGAGCGAGACGCCGCGGCTGGTCGATCTGCTGCTGCATCTGCCGAGCCAGGTGATCGATCGCCGGGCACGGCCAAAGATCCGCGATGCGGCCGTCGGAACCATGGTGACGCTGGAGGTCACCGTCGACCGCCACCGCCCGCCCCCGCCCCGCAATTCGCGCGCGCCGTATCTGGTCTATGCCAGCGACGACACCGGCGACGTCGTGCTGACCTTCTTCCGCGCCAAGCCCGGCTATGTCGAGAAGCTGCTGCCGATGGGCGAGAAGCGCTACGTCTCCGGCACGCTGCAGATGTATGACGGCATCCCGCAGATCGTGCATCCCGATCGCGTGCTCGACGAGGAGGCGATCTCGAAGCTCTCAGGGATCGATCCGGTCTATCCGCTGACCGAGGGTCTCGCGCTCGGCTCGCTCCGCCGCGCGATCGCGCAGGCGCTGCAGAAGCTGCCGGCCCTGCCGGAATGGATCAGCCCGGAGGTGATGCGCCGCTGCAATTTTCCGCCTGTTACAGAAGCGCTCAATCGCGTGCATCAGCCGGTCGAGCTGACGGACATCTTGCCGGATCAGCGCTTCTGGTCCCGCCTCGCCTTCGACGAGCTGCTTGCCGGCCAGCTCGCGCTTGCGCTGATCCGGGCGCAACTGCGACGGCCCGCCGGCGTGCGCAACGCCGGCGATGGCCATCTGCGCAACAAGATCATCGACGCCCTTCCTTACGCGCTGACGCCCTCCCAGCGCAGCGCCGCGGCGGCGATTGCCGAGGACCTGAAGCAGCCGGTGCGCATGCTGCGCCTGCTCCAGGGCGACGTCGGCTCGGGCAAGACCGTGGTCGCCCTGCTGGCGGCCGCGGCCGTGGCCGAGGTCGGCAAGCAGGCCGCGCTGATGGCCCCGACGGAAATCCTGGCACGCCAGCACATCAAGACCATCGCGCCGCTCGCCGAGCGCGCCGGGATGCGGGTCGCCATCCTCAGCGGCCGGGAAAAGGGCAAGGAGCGGCGCGAGATCATCGCCCAGCTTGCCGAGGGCGAGATCGACCTGCTCGTCGGCACCCACGCGCTGATCCAGGACGACGTCATCTTCAAAGACCTCGCTCTTGCCATCGTCGACGAGCAGCACCGCTTTGGCGTGCGCGAGCGGCTCGCGCTGACATCCAAGGGCGAAGCCGTCGACGTGCTGGTGCTGAGCGCCACCCCGATCCCGCGCACACTGGTGCTGACCTATTTCGGCGACATGGACATCTCCGAGCTGCGCGAAAAGCCCGCCGGCCGCCAGCCGATCGACACCCGCGCGGTGCCGATGAACCGGATCAGCGAAGTCATGGAAGGTGTCGGCCGCGCGCTCGAATCCGGCAAGCTGGTCTACTGGATCTGTCCCCTGGTCGAGGAATCCGAGGCCGAGGGCACCGAGCACCTGACGAATGCGACCAAGCGCTTCGAGAGCCTGCAAAAGCGCTTCGGCGACCGTGTCGGCCTCGTCCACGGCCAGATGAAAGGCATCGAGAAGGACCGCGTGATGGCCCAGTTCGCCGCCCACGAGATCGGCCTTCTGGTCGCGACCACCGTGGTCGAGGTCGGCGTCGACGTGCCCGCGGCGACCATCATGGTGATCGAGAACGCCGAGCGCTTCGGCCTTGCCCAGCTGCACCAGCTGCGCGGCCGCATCGGGCGCGGCTCGGAAGCCTCGACCTGTATCCTGCTCTATGGCGAGCCGCTCGGCGAGATGTCCAAGGCACGGCTCAAGGTGATCCGCGAGACCACGGACGGCTTTCGCATCGCCGAGGAGGATCTGAAGCTGCGCGGCGAAGGCGACGTGCTGGGCGTGCGCCAGAGCGGCCTGCCCGGCTACCGCATCGCGCGCTCGGAGGTGCACGGCCAGCTCATCACCCAGGCGAGAGACGAGGCGCTGCGCATCCTCAAGGACGATCCCAAGCTGAAGGGCGAGCGCGGCGAAGCGCTACGCTGCCTGCTGTATCTCTACGAGCGCGACGAGGCGATCCCGCTCATTGGAGCTGGTTGAGAGGGCGCGGCCGGAACAAAAGTTCCGCCGGTTGGTTCCAACACATCGCATGTTGCTCACCGGAGCCAAGCCGGTACCTTGAGAGGAATCAGCTTGCGAGAATAAGCCTCGCCGAGGGGTGGGTGACAGGTGCGTGCTTTGGGGCGTCGATGGGGAGTCTGGTTCAGGCGGTCGCTTCAGACCTGGCCTGTTTCCGCGTATCTGCTGCTGCTGGCCCTCACCACCGCCGTTCCGGTCACGGCGTGTGCGGCCTTCATCGCCTACCATTTCGTCGCCGAATCCTCCCAGCTCACTCGGGCGGAGTACGAGGACAGGCTGCGCCTCATGCGCAACGCGGCCGATCTGCGGATCGCCAACATCATCGACGATCTGCAAGTCCTCGCGCTCTCGCCCTCGCTGTCGCAGGAGCGGTTTGCGGAGTTCAGGGAGCATGCCGTCCAGGCGGTCAAGCTGATCGGCGGCGTGGCGATCGTGCTTTATGCTCCCGACGGCCAGCAGATCGCGAATACGCGCCTCCCGCTCGACGCCCCCTTGCCCAAGCGCACCGAATTCGACGTCGAGCGCCGGGCGATTGAGACCGGCCGGCCTCAGGTCTCTGGGCTGCAGCGCGCCGTGGTCGACGGGCAGACGATCGTCACGATCGCCGTGCCGGTCCGCATCCGCGGCGAGATCCGCTACGCGCTCAATATCGGACTGTCGACAAAGTATCTTGCATCGATGATGGACGAATACGTCTCCGCCGGAATGGTGGGCAGCATCGTCGATGCGAAGGGACTGCTGCTGGCAAGGCGGCCATTGCTCGATGGCGACGATCTGGTGGGACAGACGACCATCCCCGCGGTCATGGCCCATCTCGGTCAGCCGTCGGCCTGGTGGATCGAGGCCGTCTCGCGGACGGGCGTTCCCACCTACACGTCGCTGCTGCGATCCAATCAGAGCAGCTGGTCGATCAACCTTGCCGTTCCGCGCGACGTCATCGACGGTCCGCTGCACCGGACGGCTGAATCGATCGCCGCGCTGACGGTTTTCACGCTCCTGCTGGGATTGGGCCTCGCGCGAATGCTGTCCCGCCGCTTCCTGGCGGAATTCGCCGACCTCGAGCGATACGTCGCGGGTTTGCGGTCGGGCGCAACGGCGCCAAAGCTCGGCACGATCAGCGAAGTCAACCGGATGAAGAAGGTGCTGCATCAGGTCGGAAGCGAGCTCGCTGGCGCGCTGAAGCAGCAGAAGGCGCTTCTGGACGAGATCAATCACCGGGTGAAGAACACGCTCGGCACGGTCCAGTCGATCGCGCGCCTGTCGCGCGCGAGCTCAAGCGACCTCAACGAATACGCCGCCGCCTTCGAGGGCCGGCTGCTGGCGCTGTCGCAGGCCTACAATCTCCTCACCGAGAACAACTGGGTCGGCGTCAGCCTGGTATCCATCGTCAAGCAGACGCTGGCCCCCTACGCGGGGCCTGCACGTCTCGAAATTGACGGCCCCGATATCCTGCTGCCGCCCAAGCTCACCCTGGCAATTTCGGCCGCACTCCAGGAACTCAGCACGAACGCGGCCAAATATGGCGCGTTCTCGGTCGCATCGGGCAAGCTACAGATATCCTGGACGGTGGACGAGACCGGCCTCGTTCGCTTGTCCTGGACCGAACGAGAAGGCCCGCTGGTTCACAAGCCCACGCGCCGCGGTTTCGGGACGAAGATGATCACCGGCATGTTCACGGGCGAGGCGGGCTGGTCCGTGAACCTGGACTTCAATCCAGCAGGGCTTCGCTGCGTGATGCAGTTCGCGTCCCGCGACAGGACTGAGGACGATGTCACGCTGATGGAAGCGAGCTAGGCCTCGCTTTGCCAGGCATCGGCTTGTCCCGCTGATCGGGCGCGCTCACCCCCCTGCCCGCCGTCGACCGACCTCGTAGGCCGCCACATGCGCTCTGGCCAGGTCGAGCAGCGGGGTGTCGATGCCGAGCGCACGGGCGCGATTGGCCATATCGCCGAGGATATGCTCCGCCTCGGTGATCGAGCCGCGCTCGATGTCGCGCAGCATCGAGGCCTTCAGCGGCGAATCCAGCGTCGTGAACAGCTTTCGGTCAAACTCAATGAACGGCGCGCGCGGCTCGAAACCCGAAGCCGTCGCAACAGCGCAGCATTCCGCGAACAGGCGGAAGATCGATTGCTCTCCGTTCGGCACGGCCAGGATGTCTCCGATACTCGCGCGCATCAGGCAGGTAATGCCGGCGAGCGTGCTCAGCTGGACGAATTTCTCCCACATGTCCTGCATGATCGCTTCGCTGGCGCGCACGTCGATACCGGGGACCTGCAGCAGTGTCTCCAG
The genomic region above belongs to Bradyrhizobium arachidis and contains:
- the recG gene encoding ATP-dependent DNA helicase RecG gives rise to the protein MRPSLLNPLFAPVTSLPGVGPKQDKLLQYLLSRSETPRLVDLLLHLPSQVIDRRARPKIRDAAVGTMVTLEVTVDRHRPPPPRNSRAPYLVYASDDTGDVVLTFFRAKPGYVEKLLPMGEKRYVSGTLQMYDGIPQIVHPDRVLDEEAISKLSGIDPVYPLTEGLALGSLRRAIAQALQKLPALPEWISPEVMRRCNFPPVTEALNRVHQPVELTDILPDQRFWSRLAFDELLAGQLALALIRAQLRRPAGVRNAGDGHLRNKIIDALPYALTPSQRSAAAAIAEDLKQPVRMLRLLQGDVGSGKTVVALLAAAAVAEVGKQAALMAPTEILARQHIKTIAPLAERAGMRVAILSGREKGKERREIIAQLAEGEIDLLVGTHALIQDDVIFKDLALAIVDEQHRFGVRERLALTSKGEAVDVLVLSATPIPRTLVLTYFGDMDISELREKPAGRQPIDTRAVPMNRISEVMEGVGRALESGKLVYWICPLVEESEAEGTEHLTNATKRFESLQKRFGDRVGLVHGQMKGIEKDRVMAQFAAHEIGLLVATTVVEVGVDVPAATIMVIENAERFGLAQLHQLRGRIGRGSEASTCILLYGEPLGEMSKARLKVIRETTDGFRIAEEDLKLRGEGDVLGVRQSGLPGYRIARSEVHGQLITQARDEALRILKDDPKLKGERGEALRCLLYLYERDEAIPLIGAG
- a CDS encoding sensor histidine kinase — protein: MRALGRRWGVWFRRSLQTWPVSAYLLLLALTTAVPVTACAAFIAYHFVAESSQLTRAEYEDRLRLMRNAADLRIANIIDDLQVLALSPSLSQERFAEFREHAVQAVKLIGGVAIVLYAPDGQQIANTRLPLDAPLPKRTEFDVERRAIETGRPQVSGLQRAVVDGQTIVTIAVPVRIRGEIRYALNIGLSTKYLASMMDEYVSAGMVGSIVDAKGLLLARRPLLDGDDLVGQTTIPAVMAHLGQPSAWWIEAVSRTGVPTYTSLLRSNQSSWSINLAVPRDVIDGPLHRTAESIAALTVFTLLLGLGLARMLSRRFLAEFADLERYVAGLRSGATAPKLGTISEVNRMKKVLHQVGSELAGALKQQKALLDEINHRVKNTLGTVQSIARLSRASSSDLNEYAAAFEGRLLALSQAYNLLTENNWVGVSLVSIVKQTLAPYAGPARLEIDGPDILLPPKLTLAISAALQELSTNAAKYGAFSVASGKLQISWTVDETGLVRLSWTEREGPLVHKPTRRGFGTKMITGMFTGEAGWSVNLDFNPAGLRCVMQFASRDRTEDDVTLMEAS